Proteins from one Mycobacterium sp. EPa45 genomic window:
- a CDS encoding single-stranded DNA-binding protein — MFETHLTVVGRIVTDLRRRVVGDQELISFRVASNSRRRTGDGTWEPGNSLFITVNCWGKLVTGVGAGLYKGAPVIVVGDVFTSEYDDKEGVRRSSLEMRATAVGPDLSRAIIRFEQPQPKPAEPVDTAPHTDEQDSTGDVEETTELAFSA; from the coding sequence ATGTTCGAAACTCATCTGACCGTCGTCGGCCGCATTGTCACCGACCTTCGCCGACGCGTCGTCGGCGACCAGGAACTCATCAGCTTCCGGGTGGCCAGCAACTCCCGCCGCCGCACCGGTGACGGCACCTGGGAGCCCGGCAACTCGCTGTTCATCACCGTCAACTGCTGGGGCAAGCTGGTCACCGGCGTCGGGGCCGGTCTCTACAAAGGCGCCCCGGTGATCGTCGTCGGCGACGTCTTCACCAGCGAGTACGACGACAAGGAAGGTGTGCGGCGCTCATCGCTGGAGATGCGGGCCACCGCGGTGGGGCCCGACCTGTCGCGGGCGATCATCCGCTTCGAGCAACCGCAGCCCAAGCCGGCCGAACCGGTCGATACCGCGCCGCACACCGACGAGCAGGACAGCACCGGCGACGTCGAGGAGACGACGGAGCTGGCGTTCTCGGCGTGA
- a CDS encoding DUF1345 domain-containing protein: MTEKAHGSLSFWKRPAARVAVGVAVGAVVTVILWGHNGMLSLLGGWTALALIFTGWTWLTLWPFDFNETKHHASQEQPLPWVVTTLVLGGAAASLVGVWVLLGRSQDAAGGVRHDSGAGWMAVGSVVLSWLTIHTLYSIIYAKHYFDPEQPGGIDFNSPPGHKDQPCFKDFFYVGFAVGMSFAISDTNLTSTRMRATALGHGLLSFVFGSIIVASVVNLLAAGV, translated from the coding sequence GTGACCGAAAAGGCGCACGGAAGCCTGTCGTTCTGGAAGCGCCCGGCCGCCCGCGTCGCCGTCGGGGTCGCCGTCGGCGCGGTCGTGACGGTGATTCTGTGGGGCCACAACGGAATGCTCTCGTTGCTTGGCGGGTGGACGGCGCTGGCTCTGATCTTCACTGGCTGGACGTGGCTGACGTTGTGGCCGTTCGACTTCAACGAAACCAAGCACCATGCCAGTCAGGAGCAGCCGTTGCCCTGGGTGGTCACGACCTTGGTGCTCGGCGGTGCGGCGGCCAGCTTGGTCGGTGTCTGGGTGCTGCTGGGCCGCAGTCAGGACGCTGCCGGCGGGGTCCGCCACGATTCGGGTGCGGGCTGGATGGCGGTCGGCAGTGTCGTGCTGTCCTGGCTGACGATTCACACGCTGTATTCGATCATCTACGCCAAACACTATTTCGACCCGGAGCAGCCGGGCGGAATCGACTTCAACAGCCCGCCGGGGCACAAAGACCAGCCTTGTTTCAAGGACTTCTTCTACGTCGGCTTCGCCGTCGGGATGAGCTTTGCGATCTCCGATACCAACCTGACCTCGACCCGGATGCGGGCCACCGCGCTGGGGCACGGACTGCTGTCATTCGTGTTCGGCTCGATCATCGTGGCCTCGGTGGTGAACCTGCTGGCCGCCGGCGTCTAG
- the ettA gene encoding energy-dependent translational throttle protein EttA, translated as MAEYIYTMRKVRKAHGDKVILDDVTLAFLPGAKIGVVGPNGAGKSSVLRIMAGLDQANNGDALLAPGATVGILMQEPQLDETKTVRENVEEGVAIKAKLNRYNEVAELMATDYTDELMDEMGKLQEELDAADAWDIDSQLEQAMDALRCPPPDEPVTHLSGGEKRRVALCRLLLSKPDLLLLDEPTNHLDAESVLWLEQHLAAYKGAILAVTHDRYFLDNVAEWILELDRGRAYPYEGNYSTYLEKKAERLEVQGKKDQKLQRRLKEELAWVRSGAKARQAKNKARLGRYEEMVAEAEKTRKLDFEEIQIPAPPRLGNVVVEVEHLDKGFESRTLIKDLSFTLPRNGIVGVIGPNGVGKTTLFKTIVGLEQPDSGTVRVGDTVKLSYVDQSRAGIDPKKTVWQVVSDGLDYIEVGQNEIPSRAYVSAFGFKGPDQQKPAGVLSGGERNRLNLALTLKEGGNLILLDEPTNDLDVETLSSLENALEKFPGCAVVISHDRWFLDRTCTHILAWEGDDDNEAKWFWFEGNFGAYEENKIERMGADAARPHRVTHRRLTRD; from the coding sequence ATGGCCGAATACATCTACACGATGCGCAAGGTCCGCAAGGCACACGGCGACAAGGTCATCCTCGATGACGTCACACTGGCCTTCCTGCCCGGAGCGAAGATCGGCGTCGTCGGCCCCAACGGTGCGGGTAAGTCCAGCGTCCTGCGGATCATGGCCGGCCTGGACCAGGCCAACAACGGTGACGCGCTCCTGGCGCCGGGAGCCACGGTCGGCATCCTCATGCAGGAGCCGCAGCTCGACGAGACCAAGACCGTTCGGGAGAACGTCGAAGAGGGCGTGGCGATCAAGGCCAAGCTCAACCGGTACAACGAGGTCGCCGAGTTGATGGCCACCGACTACACCGACGAGCTCATGGACGAGATGGGCAAGCTCCAGGAGGAACTCGACGCCGCCGACGCCTGGGACATCGACTCCCAGCTCGAGCAGGCGATGGACGCCCTGCGCTGCCCGCCTCCAGATGAGCCGGTGACCCATCTCTCCGGCGGTGAGAAGCGCCGCGTCGCGCTGTGCAGGCTGCTGCTGAGCAAGCCGGATCTGCTGCTGCTCGACGAGCCGACCAACCACCTCGACGCCGAGAGTGTGCTCTGGCTCGAACAGCACCTCGCCGCCTACAAGGGCGCCATCCTGGCCGTCACCCACGACCGGTACTTCCTGGACAACGTCGCCGAGTGGATCCTCGAACTCGACCGCGGCCGTGCCTACCCGTACGAGGGCAACTACTCGACCTATCTGGAGAAGAAGGCCGAACGCCTCGAGGTGCAGGGCAAGAAGGACCAGAAGCTGCAGAGGCGTCTCAAGGAAGAACTCGCCTGGGTGCGGTCCGGCGCCAAGGCGCGGCAGGCCAAGAACAAGGCCCGCCTCGGCCGGTACGAGGAGATGGTCGCCGAGGCCGAGAAGACCCGGAAGCTCGACTTCGAGGAAATCCAGATCCCGGCTCCGCCGCGGCTTGGCAACGTCGTGGTCGAGGTCGAACACCTCGACAAGGGCTTCGAGAGCCGCACGCTGATCAAGGATCTGTCGTTCACGTTGCCGCGCAACGGCATCGTCGGTGTCATCGGCCCGAACGGTGTCGGTAAGACCACCTTGTTCAAGACGATCGTCGGACTGGAACAGCCCGACAGCGGAACGGTGCGGGTCGGCGACACCGTCAAGCTCAGTTACGTGGACCAGAGCCGCGCCGGCATCGACCCGAAAAAGACGGTGTGGCAGGTGGTCTCGGATGGCCTCGACTACATCGAGGTGGGCCAGAACGAGATCCCGTCGCGCGCCTACGTGTCGGCGTTCGGTTTCAAGGGACCCGACCAGCAGAAGCCCGCGGGCGTGCTCTCCGGTGGTGAGCGCAACCGGCTCAACCTCGCGCTCACCCTCAAAGAGGGCGGCAACCTGATCCTGCTCGACGAGCCCACCAATGACCTCGATGTCGAGACGCTGTCTTCACTGGAGAACGCGCTGGAGAAGTTCCCGGGCTGCGCGGTGGTCATCAGCCACGACCGCTGGTTCCTGGACCGCACCTGCACGCACATCCTGGCGTGGGAGGGCGACGACGACAACGAGGCCAAGTGGTTCTGGTTCGAAGGCAACTTCGGTGCCTACGAAGAGAACAAGATCGAAAGAATGGGAGCCGACGCGGCCCGTCCGCACAGGGTGACCCATCGCAGGCTCACACGCGACTAA
- a CDS encoding thioesterase family protein: protein MVNGFTTGVHVRWSDIDMYQHINHATMVTILEEARVDFLAEPFAEDITTIGLLIHEVQVLYKGQLRLADSPLQVTMWTKRLRAVDFTLGYEVRSVNADPDSRPSVIAETQLAAVHIEEQRLVRLSPKHREYLQRWQR, encoded by the coding sequence GTGGTTAACGGATTCACCACCGGCGTGCACGTGCGCTGGTCGGACATCGACATGTATCAACACATCAACCACGCCACCATGGTGACGATCCTGGAAGAGGCGCGGGTGGACTTCCTGGCCGAGCCGTTCGCCGAGGACATCACCACGATCGGCCTGCTCATCCACGAGGTGCAGGTGCTCTACAAAGGCCAACTGCGGTTGGCAGATTCACCGCTGCAGGTGACCATGTGGACCAAGCGGTTGCGCGCGGTGGACTTCACCCTCGGCTACGAGGTGCGGTCGGTGAACGCCGATCCGGACTCGCGCCCGTCGGTGATCGCGGAGACGCAGCTGGCCGCGGTGCACATCGAAGAGCAACGGTTGGTTCGGCTTTCGCCCAAGCATCGGGAGTACCTGCAGCGCTGGCAGCGATGA
- a CDS encoding NAD-glutamate dehydrogenase: MTVDPKATESLGEAYLATYRGPHGGAPDDVDVTDTGPLVAAAAERAVPAELIAAQERLASVRPVGETLVAIYPADDPGGFGPALQIVTDQATMLLDSVTVLMHRLGVGYVALMNPVFRVRRSPTGELLDVRPLTDSPADADSQGIDESWIHIQLSPSVNRKALAEAERMLPMAVADARQVALDSTALSAALHDLARDLDTDPGDRFVGPDRSDAADLLRWLSDGHFVLLGCQDCAVRDGVATVVESSRLGVARLRTEVLPELTRPGDLLVLAQATMPSFLRYGAYPYIVVIREHTSSGDVEHRFVGLFTVAAMSANVLDIPLISRRVREVLAMSQSDPSHPGQLMLDIIQTIPRSELFSLTAEQLLAMATAVVDLGSRRRALLFLRAAQLGHFVSALVYLPRDRYTTAVRLAMQDILVREFGGLSIDYTARVSESPWAVVHFTVRLPDSSTRESIDDSEGNRTRVQGLLTEALRTWGDRLIGSARTGEIDLGIAEHYAEALPETFKQAVTSTEAITDIGIIEALQEDSVKLQFEEGDEGNEAYLTWYLGGSTASLSHLLPMLQCMGVLVLEERPFTVVRPDGLKVWIYQFKIRPDASMPDAATQDEWDATAQRFADAVTAIWQGRAEIDRFNELVLRAGLTWQQVAVLRAYAKYLRQAAFPYSQSHIESVLNSNPRTARSLVTLFEAMFDPESADKGLDALAAADAVAADIDALVGLDTDRVLRAFATMVQATLRTNYFVTSADSAHAQNVLSLKLNPQLINELPLPRPKFEIFVYSPRVEGVHLRFGFVARGGLRWSDRREDFRTEILGLVKAQAVKNAVIVPVGAKGGFVVKKPPAPLGDPAADRDAFRHEGIACYRLFIAGLLDITDNVDRTTGQVVAPRGVVRRDGDDAYLVVAADKGTATFSDIANEVAHDYGFWLGDAFASGGSVGYDHKAMGITAKGAWESVKRHFREMGVDTQSEDFTVAGVGDMSGDVFGNGMLLSHHIRLIAAFDHRHIFIDPNPDAGRSWEERRRLFELPRSSWEDYDAALISEGGGVFSRQQKAIPVSPQMRTALGLQGDPAEVTPPALMKAIMQAPVDLWFNGGIGTYIKAESESDADVGDRANDTIRVNGNQVRAKVIGEGGNLGVTSLGRIEYDLCGGRINTDAMDNSAGVDCSDHEVNIKILVDSLVTAGKVSADERTGLLASMTDEVARLVLTDNIDQNDLMGTSRANAASLLNVHARQIIELEERRGLNRELEALPSPKEIHRRQEVGIGLTSPELATLMAHVKLALKEDVLASDLPDQEVFASRLPRYFPSQLRDHFATDIRGHQLRREITTTMLVNNVVDTGGISFAYRVTEDTGVSYVDAVRTFVATDAIFGIDKVWQRIVEASRTGLPINVSDRMTLDLRRLLDRAARWLLNYRPQPLAVGAEINRFAATLAELTPQMSQWLRGDDKAIVAKEAGEFEAHGAPADLAYTVATGLYRYSLLDVIDIADIVDRDPAEVADTYFALMDHLSTDGLLTAVSGLPRDDRWHSLARLAIRDDIYGSLRALCFDVLAVGEPEETGEEKIAEWEHTNGSRVERARRTLAEIYADDERDLATLSVAARQIRSMTRTSGTGSSG, from the coding sequence ATGACGGTTGACCCCAAAGCTACCGAGTCGCTCGGCGAGGCATACCTCGCCACCTATCGCGGTCCGCACGGCGGGGCTCCTGACGACGTCGATGTCACCGACACCGGACCGCTGGTTGCCGCGGCCGCCGAACGGGCGGTACCGGCGGAGCTGATCGCCGCGCAGGAGCGGTTGGCCAGCGTCCGGCCGGTCGGGGAGACCCTCGTCGCGATCTATCCCGCCGACGATCCCGGCGGGTTCGGTCCGGCGCTGCAGATCGTCACCGACCAGGCGACCATGCTGCTGGATTCGGTCACGGTGCTGATGCATCGCCTGGGCGTCGGCTATGTCGCACTGATGAACCCGGTCTTCCGGGTCCGGCGGAGCCCAACCGGCGAACTGCTGGATGTGCGCCCATTGACCGACAGCCCGGCCGATGCCGATTCTCAGGGCATCGACGAATCCTGGATCCACATCCAGCTTTCGCCGTCGGTCAATCGCAAGGCGCTGGCCGAAGCCGAGCGGATGCTGCCGATGGCCGTTGCCGACGCCCGGCAGGTGGCGCTGGATTCCACGGCGCTCAGCGCCGCGTTGCATGATCTCGCGCGCGACCTGGACACCGATCCGGGAGACCGATTCGTCGGGCCCGACCGCAGCGATGCCGCGGACTTGTTGCGGTGGCTCTCCGACGGTCATTTCGTGCTGCTGGGTTGTCAGGACTGCGCGGTGCGCGACGGAGTCGCCACCGTCGTCGAATCGAGCCGGCTGGGGGTGGCGCGGCTGCGCACCGAGGTGCTCCCGGAGCTCACCCGCCCCGGTGACTTGCTGGTGTTGGCACAGGCCACTATGCCCAGCTTCCTGCGTTACGGCGCGTATCCGTACATCGTGGTGATCCGCGAGCACACCTCATCGGGCGATGTCGAGCACCGGTTTGTCGGACTGTTCACCGTGGCGGCGATGAGCGCCAATGTGCTTGACATCCCGCTGATCTCGCGGCGGGTACGCGAAGTGCTGGCGATGTCCCAGAGCGACCCGAGCCATCCCGGGCAGCTGATGCTCGACATCATCCAGACCATCCCGCGCTCAGAGCTGTTCTCCCTGACCGCCGAACAGCTGCTGGCGATGGCAACCGCCGTCGTCGACCTCGGCTCGCGCCGCCGTGCGCTGCTGTTTCTGCGCGCCGCCCAGCTCGGCCACTTCGTGTCGGCCCTGGTGTACCTGCCCCGCGACCGCTACACCACCGCGGTCCGGCTGGCGATGCAGGACATCCTGGTCCGCGAGTTCGGCGGCCTGAGTATCGACTACACCGCACGAGTCAGTGAATCGCCCTGGGCGGTAGTTCATTTCACGGTGCGGCTGCCAGACAGCTCGACCCGTGAGTCAATCGACGACAGCGAGGGCAATCGCACCCGCGTGCAGGGCTTGCTGACCGAGGCGCTGCGTACCTGGGGTGACCGGCTGATCGGCTCGGCACGGACCGGCGAGATCGACCTGGGGATCGCCGAACATTACGCCGAAGCGCTGCCCGAAACCTTCAAGCAAGCCGTCACCTCGACCGAGGCGATCACCGATATCGGGATCATCGAAGCGCTGCAGGAAGATTCGGTCAAGCTGCAGTTCGAGGAGGGCGATGAGGGCAACGAGGCCTACCTCACCTGGTATCTCGGCGGTTCGACCGCATCGCTGAGCCACCTGCTGCCCATGCTGCAGTGCATGGGCGTGCTGGTGCTCGAGGAGCGCCCGTTCACCGTCGTACGCCCGGACGGGCTGAAGGTCTGGATTTACCAGTTCAAGATCCGTCCCGACGCCTCGATGCCCGACGCCGCCACCCAGGACGAGTGGGACGCCACCGCGCAGCGTTTCGCCGACGCCGTCACCGCCATCTGGCAGGGACGTGCTGAGATCGACCGCTTCAACGAACTGGTGTTGCGCGCCGGCCTGACCTGGCAGCAGGTAGCCGTGTTGCGCGCGTACGCAAAGTACCTGCGGCAGGCGGCGTTTCCCTACAGCCAGTCGCACATCGAGTCGGTGCTCAACAGCAATCCGCGCACCGCGCGTTCCCTGGTCACCCTGTTCGAGGCGATGTTCGACCCCGAATCCGCCGACAAGGGACTGGACGCGCTCGCCGCGGCCGACGCAGTGGCCGCCGACATCGACGCGCTGGTCGGCCTCGACACCGACCGCGTGTTGCGGGCATTCGCGACGATGGTCCAGGCCACGTTGCGCACCAACTATTTCGTCACCAGTGCCGACTCGGCGCACGCGCAGAACGTGTTGTCGCTCAAGTTGAATCCCCAGCTCATCAACGAACTGCCACTGCCCAGGCCGAAGTTCGAAATCTTCGTGTACTCACCGCGGGTGGAAGGCGTGCATCTGCGGTTCGGCTTCGTCGCCCGCGGCGGGCTGCGCTGGTCGGATCGTCGCGAGGACTTCCGTACCGAGATCCTCGGCCTGGTCAAGGCGCAGGCCGTCAAGAACGCGGTGATCGTGCCCGTCGGCGCCAAGGGCGGGTTCGTCGTCAAGAAGCCACCCGCGCCGCTCGGTGACCCCGCAGCGGACCGGGATGCGTTCCGCCACGAGGGAATTGCCTGCTACCGGTTGTTCATCGCCGGCTTGCTGGACATCACCGACAATGTCGATCGGACCACCGGCCAGGTCGTCGCCCCACGCGGGGTAGTGCGCCGCGACGGCGACGATGCTTACCTCGTCGTCGCCGCCGACAAAGGCACCGCCACGTTCTCCGATATCGCCAACGAAGTCGCCCATGATTATGGCTTCTGGCTGGGTGACGCGTTCGCCTCCGGTGGCTCGGTCGGGTACGACCACAAAGCCATGGGCATCACCGCCAAGGGCGCCTGGGAGTCGGTCAAACGCCACTTCCGCGAGATGGGCGTGGACACCCAGAGCGAGGACTTCACCGTCGCCGGTGTCGGCGACATGAGCGGCGACGTCTTCGGCAACGGAATGCTGCTGTCCCACCACATCCGGCTCATCGCAGCCTTCGACCACCGACACATCTTCATCGATCCCAACCCGGACGCAGGACGGTCCTGGGAGGAACGGCGGCGGCTGTTCGAGCTGCCCCGGTCCAGCTGGGAGGACTACGACGCCGCCTTGATCAGCGAGGGCGGCGGGGTGTTCAGCCGGCAGCAGAAGGCGATTCCGGTGAGCCCGCAGATGCGCACGGCGCTCGGCCTGCAGGGGGACCCCGCCGAGGTCACCCCGCCCGCCCTGATGAAGGCGATCATGCAAGCCCCGGTCGACCTGTGGTTCAACGGCGGCATCGGCACCTACATCAAGGCCGAGTCGGAATCAGATGCCGACGTCGGGGACCGCGCCAACGACACCATCCGTGTGAACGGGAATCAGGTGCGCGCCAAGGTGATCGGTGAAGGCGGCAACCTCGGGGTCACGTCACTGGGCCGGATCGAGTACGACCTGTGCGGTGGCCGCATCAATACCGACGCCATGGACAACTCCGCGGGGGTGGACTGCAGCGACCACGAGGTCAACATCAAGATTCTGGTGGACTCGCTGGTCACTGCGGGCAAGGTGAGCGCCGACGAGCGCACCGGGCTGCTGGCGTCGATGACCGACGAGGTCGCGCGACTGGTCCTGACCGACAACATCGACCAGAACGACCTGATGGGCACCAGCCGCGCCAATGCCGCGTCGCTGCTCAACGTGCACGCCCGCCAGATCATCGAGCTCGAGGAGCGGCGCGGGCTCAACCGCGAGCTCGAGGCGCTGCCGTCTCCCAAGGAGATCCACCGCCGCCAAGAGGTCGGGATCGGGCTGACCTCCCCGGAGTTGGCGACCCTGATGGCCCACGTGAAGCTGGCCCTCAAGGAGGACGTGCTGGCCAGCGACCTGCCCGATCAGGAAGTGTTCGCCTCGCGGCTGCCTCGATACTTTCCGAGCCAGCTGCGCGACCATTTCGCCACCGATATCCGCGGCCACCAGCTCCGCCGTGAGATCACGACCACGATGTTGGTCAACAACGTGGTCGACACCGGCGGAATCTCCTTCGCCTACCGCGTCACCGAAGACACCGGGGTCAGCTATGTCGACGCGGTGCGCACGTTCGTGGCCACCGACGCGATCTTCGGGATCGACAAAGTGTGGCAGCGCATCGTCGAGGCCTCCCGCACCGGCCTGCCGATCAACGTCTCGGACCGCATGACGCTGGACCTGCGCCGCCTGCTCGATCGGGCGGCACGCTGGCTGCTGAACTACCGTCCGCAACCGCTGGCCGTCGGCGCCGAGATCAACCGGTTCGCCGCCACGCTGGCCGAACTCACCCCGCAGATGTCGCAGTGGCTGCGGGGCGACGACAAGGCGATCGTGGCCAAGGAGGCCGGTGAGTTCGAGGCGCACGGCGCGCCGGCCGATCTGGCCTATACGGTGGCCACCGGGCTCTACCGATACAGCCTCCTCGACGTCATCGACATAGCCGATATCGTCGACCGCGACCCCGCCGAGGTTGCCGACACCTACTTCGCCCTGATGGACCATCTGAGCACGGACGGCCTACTGACTGCGGTCTCCGGCCTTCCCCGCGACGACCGCTGGCATTCGTTGGCCCGCTTGGCTATTCGCGACGACATCTACGGGTCGTTGCGAGCCTTGTGTTTCGACGTGCTGGCTGTCGGGGAGCCGGAGGAGACGGGGGAGGAGAAGATCGCCGAGTGGGAGCACACCAACGGATCGCGGGTCGAGCGGGCGCGTCGCACGCTGGCCGAGATCTACGCCGACGACGAACGTGATCTGGCCACGCTGTCGGTGGCGGCACGCCAGATCCGCAGCATGACCAGGACGAGTGGAACAGGGTCAAGTGGTTAA
- a CDS encoding cytochrome c oxidase assembly protein translates to MTAPAARSAAVWPVLSMVAVLAGVTAAGIGALSLADALTATGLPDPGPVTTLGLPFVQAAGEIAAVLAVGSFLFAAFFVPPQDNGVLDAAGYRALRIGVTASAVWAVCAALLVPLTVSDVSGQPLRDHLNPVQLWSVASLVDTAGAWRWTAFLALVVALAGRAVLRWSWTPFLLAGSLITLVPLGLTGHSSAGGSHDVGTNSLMIHLLAGALWAGGLLALLVHALRGGEHADVAARRFSAVAFWCFVAMGLSGVINAFVRIRLGDLFSTDYGRLVVAKIVALGVLGVIGWRQRRGPVAALQANPEARGVLFRLALIEALVFGLTFGIAVGLGRTPPPPPLDGNPSPAEVGIGYDLAGPPTVARILVEWRFDLVFGTAAIVFAAVYLAGVIRLRRRGDSWPPGRTLAWLLGCAVLLFTTSSGVGRYMPAMFSVHMTAHMLLSMLVPVLLVLGAPVTLALRALPTAGKGNPPGPREWLLDALHSKWSRFFTHPVVATVVFVAGFYGLYFGGIFDAAVSLHGAHVLMNLHFLISGYLFYWVVIGVDPTPRPLPAVAKIAMVFASLPLHAFFGVVMMGMDQVLGESFYRSLKLSWHTNLIDDQHLGGGIAWAAGEIPLVVVMIALLIQWSRSDRRTATRLDRAADRDDDADLAAYNAMLAEMARRENGS, encoded by the coding sequence ATGACCGCACCCGCCGCCCGCAGCGCCGCGGTCTGGCCGGTGCTGTCGATGGTCGCCGTGCTCGCCGGCGTCACCGCCGCCGGAATCGGCGCACTCTCGTTGGCCGATGCCCTGACCGCAACCGGCCTGCCCGATCCCGGCCCCGTCACCACGCTGGGTCTGCCGTTCGTGCAGGCGGCCGGCGAGATCGCGGCCGTTCTGGCCGTCGGCTCGTTCCTGTTCGCGGCGTTCTTCGTGCCACCTCAGGACAACGGAGTGCTCGACGCCGCCGGGTACCGCGCGCTGCGCATCGGTGTCACCGCCTCCGCGGTGTGGGCGGTGTGCGCCGCGCTGTTGGTCCCGCTGACAGTGTCCGACGTGTCCGGTCAGCCGCTGCGCGATCACCTCAACCCCGTGCAGCTGTGGTCGGTGGCCAGCCTGGTCGACACCGCCGGAGCCTGGCGGTGGACGGCGTTCTTGGCGTTGGTCGTCGCCCTCGCCGGCCGAGCGGTGCTGCGCTGGTCGTGGACGCCGTTCCTGCTGGCCGGCTCGTTGATCACGTTGGTGCCCCTGGGGTTGACTGGACACTCGTCGGCGGGCGGCTCGCACGATGTCGGCACGAACAGCCTGATGATTCACTTGCTTGCGGGTGCACTGTGGGCCGGAGGACTGCTGGCGTTATTGGTGCATGCCCTGCGCGGCGGCGAGCATGCCGACGTTGCGGCACGGCGGTTTTCGGCGGTGGCGTTCTGGTGCTTCGTGGCGATGGGACTCTCCGGAGTCATCAACGCCTTCGTCCGTATCCGCCTCGGCGACCTGTTCTCCACCGACTATGGCCGGCTGGTGGTGGCCAAGATCGTCGCGCTGGGCGTCCTCGGTGTCATCGGCTGGCGGCAGCGCCGAGGGCCGGTGGCCGCGCTGCAGGCCAACCCGGAGGCTCGTGGCGTGTTGTTCCGGCTGGCCTTGATTGAGGCTTTGGTGTTCGGCCTGACGTTCGGCATCGCGGTCGGTCTGGGCCGCACCCCGCCACCGCCACCCTTGGACGGCAACCCGTCACCGGCCGAGGTGGGGATCGGCTACGACCTCGCCGGACCCCCGACCGTCGCGCGCATCCTGGTGGAGTGGCGCTTCGACCTGGTCTTCGGTACCGCGGCGATCGTGTTCGCCGCGGTCTATCTGGCCGGGGTGATTCGGTTGCGACGTCGCGGCGACTCGTGGCCGCCGGGCCGGACGTTGGCCTGGCTGCTGGGCTGCGCGGTGTTGTTGTTCACCACGTCGTCGGGCGTCGGACGCTACATGCCGGCCATGTTCAGCGTGCACATGACGGCGCACATGCTGCTGTCGATGTTGGTGCCGGTCCTGCTGGTGTTGGGTGCGCCGGTGACCTTGGCGCTGCGGGCGCTGCCCACCGCGGGCAAGGGCAACCCGCCCGGACCGCGGGAGTGGTTGCTCGACGCCTTGCACAGCAAGTGGTCGCGGTTCTTCACCCACCCGGTGGTGGCCACGGTCGTGTTCGTCGCCGGGTTCTACGGCCTTTACTTCGGCGGCATCTTCGACGCTGCCGTGAGCCTGCACGGCGCCCATGTGCTGATGAATCTGCACTTCCTGATCAGCGGCTACCTCTTCTACTGGGTGGTCATTGGCGTCGACCCCACCCCGCGCCCGCTGCCGGCAGTGGCCAAGATCGCGATGGTGTTCGCCTCGCTGCCGCTGCACGCCTTCTTCGGCGTGGTGATGATGGGCATGGATCAGGTGCTGGGGGAGAGCTTCTACCGTTCGCTGAAGCTGAGCTGGCACACCAACCTGATCGACGACCAGCACCTCGGCGGTGGAATCGCTTGGGCCGCAGGTGAAATCCCGCTCGTGGTGGTGATGATCGCGCTGCTGATCCAGTGGAGCCGAAGTGACCGGCGCACCGCCACGCGACTGGACCGCGCTGCCGACCGCGACGATGACGCCGACCTGGCGGCGTACAACGCGATGCTGGCTGAGATGGCCCGCCGCGAAAATGGAAGCTGA